Part of the Gemmatimonadota bacterium genome is shown below.
TCGGTCGCGGTCATTCCATTTCTCGGATCGGAGTTCATTCCCCGACTGGACGAAGGCTCATTCGCCCTGCAGATCCTGCGCTTGCCGAGCGTCTCGCTGGAGGAATCGGTCCGGCAGTCGACGCTGATCGAGGCGCGCCTGCGAGCGGCGTTCCCCGACGAGGTGACCGACGTGGTCAGCAAGACCGGGCGTGCGGAGATTGCAACCGATCCGATGGGCGTCAACATCTCCGACGTGCTGGTGATGCTGACCCCGCCGGACCAATGGACGCGGGCGACGGGGAAGGCCGAACTCGAGGCGGAGATGACGAAGGTCCTCGAGGGCATTCCCGGTGTGGTCTTCGGCTTCAGCCAGCCGATCGAGCTCCGCGTCAATGAATTGATCGCCGGCGTGCGCTCCGACCTCGCGATCAAGATCTTCGGTGAAGACCTCGACGTGCTCCGCACCAAGGCCGACGAGGCGGTCGCGGCGGTGGCCCGACTCGAGGGAGCGACCGGGTTCAAGGCACAACAGTTGACCGGGATGCCGCAGTTGCAGATCAGCGTCCTGCCGGAGCAACTTGCCAGGTATGGCATCAACTCCGCGGACGTGATGCGCACCGTCGAGGCCATCGGTGGGGCCATCGCCACGACCGTCCTGGAGGGCCAGCGACGCTTCGAGCTGTCGGTCCGCTTTCCTGAGTCCGTGCGGGCAAGTCGCGAGACGATCGCGGCGCTCCTGGTGAGCGCGCCTGGTGGCGAACGGGTTCCACTCGGCCAGCTGGCGAGAATCGAGGAGGTCCAGGGTCCCTCGGACCTCAGCCACGAGAACGGCTCTCGCCTCGTCATCATCGAGGGGAATGTGCGCAATCGGGACATGGGGTCGTTTGTCAAGGAAGTCCAGGGACTCTTCAGCAGCGGGGCGATCACGCTGCCGGCCGGGTACCGGGTCGAATTCGGCGGACAATTCGAGAATCTCGAGCGGGGCACCAAGCGTCTCATGCTGGTGGTGCCGTTGTCCCTCCTGCTGATCTTTCTCTTGCTCTTCGCCACGTTCAATTCGTTGCGTCAGGCGGCGCTGGTGTTCACCGGGATCCCGCTGGCCATCGTCGGTGGTGTGCTCGCACTGCTCACGCGCGGCATGCCGTTCAGCATCAGCGCCGGGGTTGGTTTCATCGCCTTGTTCGGGATCGCGGTGCTGAACGGCGTGGTGCTGGTGAGTTACCTGAACGAGGTGCGGGCCCGTGGCGCCTCGCTGGAGGATGCGGTCCGGGAAGGCGGAATGACTCGACTCCGCCCGGTCCTGATGACGGCCATGGTGGCGAGCCTGGGCTTCCTGCCGATGGCGCTCTCCCACGGTTCCGGCGCCGAGGTCCAGCGACCGTTGGCGACCGTCGTGATCGGGGGATTGATCACGGCCACGCTGCTGACGCTGCTGGTCTTGCCGCTGCTCTACCTCATCATTGAACGCCGTGCGGCCAGCACGAGCGACGAAGCCGATGCCCGAGGAGGACTCGATGACTGAACGCCTTCGAATGGAACTGGCACTGCTGCTCCCCGACCTCCCCGGCGATCAGGATGCCTGCATGCAGCGGCTCACCGACATCCTCGGCGCCGAGCCCGGCGTGACCGAGGCCCACATCGTCCCGCCGGAGGGGGCGACGCCGGGACAACTCTGCCTGCACTTCGACCCCGCCCAGCTCTCGCTTGCGGAGGTGCGACGGGCGGCGCTCGCGGCCGGCGCCAGGATCAGCGCACGCTTCGGCCACGTGTCGGTGGCGGTCCGGATGATCGGCGCCGAGGATGCGGCGCGACGCCTCGTGGAGGAGCTCAGGGCGGTGCCTGGTGTGCTCACGGCGTCCATCAACCTGCCCGCGCAACAGGCGTTCGTTGAGTTCGACCGTGAGCTGACCTCGCTGGAACGCATCCAGGAGGCGGTGGGCCGCCTGCCCGGCGTCACGGTGCCGAACGCCGGTGCCAACGCCGACCGCGGCGCAGAGGTACCCCCGTGGTATCGGCGGCACCGCGAGTTGGTGTGGAGCCTCCTGTCTGGCGTTCTGCTCTTCGCCGCCTATAGCGGAGCACGTTGGGGCGGTCTGCCGGGAGCGGCGGTCCGCGTGCTCTATGGGGGTGCCTACCTGTTCGGCGGCTTCGATCTGGTGCGGCACACCGTCGCGGCGGCGCGCAAGGGGCGCTTTGCGTTCGACATCGACCTGTTGATGCTGCTCGCGGCACTTGGTGCAGCGTTGCTCGGTGAATGGGCCGAAGGCGCATTTCTGCTCTTTTTGTTTTCGCTGGCGCATGCCTTGGAACATTACGCACTGGGGCGGGCCCGCAACGCGATTCGCGCACTCGCGGAACTCGCGCCGCGGCGCGCGGTCGTGTTGCGGGGTGCCGAACAACACGAGATCCCCGTGGAGGAGGTGGTCCCCGGCGACCTGGTCGTGATCCGTCCGGGTGAACGGCTCCCGGTGGACGGCGAGGTCACGCAGGGCAACTCGAGTATCAACCAGGCGCCCGTCACCGGGGAGTCCGTGCCGGTGGAGAAGGCGCCGGGCGACGAGGTATTCGCCGGAACGGTGAATGGCGAGGGCGCGTTGCAAGTGCGCACGACCCGGGCTGTCGGGGACCGCACCCTCGATCGGGTGGTCACGCTGGTCGAGGAGGCGCAGGCACAACAGGCGCCGACGCAACGCTTCACGGAACAATTCGAACGGGTGTTCGTGCCCGTGGTGCTGATTGCCGATCTGCTCCTGATTGTGCTGCCGCCCCTGCTTGGTTTCTGGGATTGGTCAACGTCTTTCTACCGTGGGATGGCGCTGTTGGTGGCCTCGTCGCCGTGCGCCTTGGCGCTGGGTACACCGGCGGCGGTCCTGGCGGGGATCGCGCAGGCTGCTCGCCACGGTGTCCTGATCAAGGGAGGGGCGCATCTCGAGAACCTTGGCCGGCTGCGGGCGCTGGCCCTTGACAAGACGGGTACCCTGACGCGCGGCGAGCCGGAGGTCACCGACGTCATCGCCTTCGCGCCGACGTCCGAGTCGGAACTACTTGCGCTCGCCGCAGCCGTCGAACGGCATTCGCAGCATCCACTTGGTGCCGCCGTGGTTCGGGAGGCTGACCGACGTGCCCTGGTGATGCCCGACATTGGTGAGGTCACGAGTGTCAGCGGGCAAGGCAGCCGATCTACTCTCGGGGTGGAGCCGATCGCGCTCGGCAATCTCCGGCTCTGGGAAGCGGACGGCGTGGTTGTCCCGGGCGAGGTCAGCCAGGCGGTCGCCGGATTGCAGGCACGCGGACGGAGCACGATCACCATGCGGGTCGGGACACGCTGGATGGGTGTGCTCGGGCTCGCGGATCAACCGCGTCCGGATATCCGGGAGGTCCTTGACCAACTCCGCCGGCTCGGCATTGCCCCGATCGTGATGCTCACTGGCGACAACCAGGGTGTCGGGGATGCCATTGGGGCGGAAGTCGGTGTCGATGCAGTCCAAGCGGGGCTCATGCCCGAGGACAAGGTCACGGCGGTCAAGGACCTGCTGGCGCGGCACGGGATGGTGGCCATGGTCGGCGACGGCGTGAACGATGCGCCGGCCATGGCGCGCGCGACCATGGGCATCGCGATGGGCGGGGCCGGCACCGATGTGGCGCTGGAAACCGCCGATGTGGCGTTGATGGCCGACGACCTGGGGATGCTGCCCTTCGCGGTGAGCCTGTCGAGGAGTGCGCGAGGTGTCATCCGTCAGAATCTCTACTTGTCACTGGCCGTGATCGCGATCCTCATCGTCGCGACGACGACCGGTACCATGGGCATCGGTCCGGCCGTGCTGGTGCATGAGGGGAGCACCTTGTTGGTCATCGCAAACGCCCTCCGCCTGCTGCGGCACCGACCTCGCGGTTTGCTCCCCCGTGTCGCAACAGGGTAGGGCGGGGGAGCCAAAGGCCATCCCGGAACCGAGGAACCGTGACAGCGTCGATCTGGGCTGGCCCCGATAACATGGACACCTAGTCAGGTAGCTCGACCTTCCTGCGCAACGGGCGATTTTTATGGGTAACGTCCAAGGACCCCGGGAGCCCCCCCAATAGTCATCTGGCGTACCGCGTCGTGAACAACGAGATGATGAGTGCGCGCACGCCCCGGCCCATGAGCTCAACCCCCGGCTACTCCCCCAATGGCCTCAGCAGCCCGGGCCGCCTGGATCTCCTTCCACTGGGCTAGGCGCTTCGCCGACGCCCTCTTGTCCCGACGCGCCTGGGCCCGCTTGGCCCGCGTAAAGTCGTATTCCCGGACCATGTACTCGGCATAGGCACCTCCCTCGTCACCGCCCTCGTCCGCCGAATAATCCACGTGGCACATCTCGTTCACGCGAAGCTCAGTGATCGCCGCCTCGACCTGGTCCTTCCCGATGTACCACCGGTCGGTCATTTCGATGGTGGGCACGTCGGCCGGGTGGATGTCCCGCATCGCCCGCCGCCGGTTCGCGGCGAACATCCATGCGCAGGCCTCAACCCAGCGGCGGCATGCGATCACGCACACAAAGTCCTTGCGGCCATCTGGGCGAAACGACTTTCTGTCCCACGCGGTCACGAAATACAAGCGCTTGGGCAGCGCGGGCGGGGTGCCGTATGGCCGGCCCCGCAGAAAGAGGTCGAGTGCGCGGTCGCGGGTGCGGCGATCAGAGATGGTTGACATGGTGGTGGGCTCCAGACACCAGGGGTTTGTCGGGCATCTGCCCGACCCCATCACCATACGTCAACCGGGGGGGGGCCTAGAATCCCCCATTGAGCTGCCTCTGATCACCGCTTCAAGCCGGTCATCGGGCTGTCGATCTCGGACAGGTCCAGATGCCCTCCCCAGATTGTCTAGGGTGCGCCGATGATGGTCCCTCAAGCGGTGGCACTGCCGGCCTCCCGTCCTAAGAGTTCGGCGAGGCGGCGGTGGCCAGATGCAGGTCTCCGGTGGTGGCGCCCAGCGCTGCGGCAGCGGCGTTGATCATGCCCCAGGATGCCCAGCGGGGCAGGCCCGTGAAAGTGGCGAAAGACGAAAGTGGGGCATGCCTCGATTTTCGGGGACTCTGAAACATCAATGGGGCAAACGAAACGCCCCCCCGGTGAGGGCGAGGCGCTCGGACATCGGATGATGGGCGACGCAAGGTTAGGCGTCCATGGTGGCGGCGGGCCATTCTGCCCAAACGCACGTCGCGCGGTACATGCCGTGGTTCGTTCGGCCGATGAGCGCGGTTCGATTGGCACGCTTCTGCGCGTCCCCATATCGAATGTTCGTGTTGACGATCAGGACCGCCTCGGGATGGTCTGCGAGCACGGCCGAAAGGCGCTGAATTCGGCCTGCCTGCGCCTTGCCACTGTATCCCACGTCGGCGAGCATTTCAGTGGCGGTGGCGATGAGGGCGGCGTTGGGTGCGATGGTGGCGGACATAAGGCGGCTCCAGGATCAGGGTTGGTGATGCGTCGGCGATGACCGACATGAGCACCATGCCAGAGCGCCTGGTACCTCGCCAACCCCCTGCAGGGCACGGGCGGAATGGAGGGGCGTTCACGCGAGCCGGTCCCATTGCGGATGCCTCTTACGTCTGCCAGCACGGACCTTCGCAGGCGCAAGGCCCCCCAAAGCTTGGTGCGGCACGATACCGACTGCCGATCGGTGTGGCGCGGTATCGGGGCTGACGGATCACACCGCCCATCCCGCTGGCGGCGGTGCTCCGCATGCGTGTGGCGCGGTGGTGCAACTAGGAGGGAAGATCGAGTGGCGCAGCGCCGTCGGGGCGCGTCCTCGTCACCCCGTTCCCCAGCTTCGCACCATTCGGGGGCGTGGTCGGAAGTCGTAGGATGACTCCGAGGCGAACCTCTAACCCCCGGCGCAGAGCGCGGCGAGTGCGTCGGGCCCAGCCGACCATGCCAGCAGGCTCCGATCCCCCGGGCCACGGGGGCTCGAAGGCAAGTTGAGCTTGGCAATGCGCGCGCACTGTTCGTCGCTCAACTCGACATAGCCGCCATCATCCAACGCCATAGGTCCCCCTCTCGTAGTCATCCCATCTCATCGGCGGGGCTGGCTCGACGCCCGGGACGTGTTCGGGTGAAATAGTTATGCGCCCGTGATCACGGATGCCCATCGCCATGGCAGAGATCAGCGCGTTCTCGATCGTGCGCGCTACCAGGCTCAGGCCCAACCGCACGCCGCCCTTCGGATCGGTCAGCGCCGCGCGCTGGAGCGTGCGTAAGGCCATCGCGCTCCACTGCACATCATACCCACACATGCCCGAGGTGATCGCCGCATCCGTGTTGGCGCGACTCACGACGATCGATCCGATTTCCACCGGCGACAGCGGTGGCAAATAGATGGGCGTCCACAGCGAGGCCACCGATGCGTGCATGCCGGCTTCGCGCAGCGCGTCCGGGCTAACATCGCAACCCTCGCCGATTCTCAAACGGGGCAGGGTACATGTTGCTACCAGCGGTGGTGTCTGGCCTGGCGTCAGGCCCCCTGAGGCAAGGCTGAGGAGGTCCTGGGCTTGGTGTTCCAGCCTCTCAAGGGTGTTCCCGCTGATGCGTGGAGGTGCGCACACCGCGCTATCCAGCCCATCGATCGCTATGACGCTCCGCCCCAACCCCGGGGTCACGACGGTGCGCAGGTTGAGCCCCTCCCACCCCGAAGGCGATAGCGTGTTGCCCGCGATCGGAATGATCTCGCGTCCCATGGCCATGCTGACGGCGTGGAGCATCTGAGACTTGCCCGAACCATTTCCGCCTATGATCAGGATCCTCGGGATGCGTCCCATCTTCTTGAGGCGCGCGGCCATCATGGCGGCGAGCGCGACTTGGTGATCCCGGCCCTCCACCCCCGCGGCGCGAATGCACGCGATACAGTCGTGCCAGGTGTCGGACAAGGACCGCTCCTTGGGGAAAACGAACAACCCGTCGGAATCGTCGTCCGGCGGGTCGTTCTGGTGGTCCTTCGATCGTCTCGTCATGCGCCATCATACCGCGCTCAGAAGGGCAATCGGCCGTCCCCCGGGCCCGGGTTGAACGGGATCCCGTAGCGGAGCAGGACCTCGAGTTCGTGGATGTCGTTGGCGGCTTCCGCGGCGGCCTCGGCCTCATCTTCGTGCATCACCGGCGACCCCTGTTCATCGACCACCATATAGCCGTCCTCCTCTGGGCTGCCCTCGACGTGGTCGGGCCGGGTGAGCGGCACGCGGGGGTGTAGGCCGGGGTGGGGGCCTTGGACAGCCCCAGGGCGGCGAGGGTTGTGTGGAAAAGATTGCGCATGGTGGGCTCCGAGGGGGTGGGTGATACCCCCAGATCGCAGGCCAGAGGGGGGTGCCGCCAAGGCCCCGATGGGGTCAAACGCGTGCGGTATGGTGGCCCCATGATCGATTACTTGGCCAGCCCGACCTCGCCCTCCCATCGTCTCCCCATGCAGACGACCCCCGCCCCCGCGGCCACCCTCGACCGGGAATTCATGCCCTTGCGTGAGTTTGCCCAGCAGTCGGGGCAGGAGCTCAAGCCGCTCGTGGTGGACGCCCGGATGGGCAAGCTTCCGTACGCCTGGAAGCCACGCCCAGACAGCGACCCCACCATGGCCAAGTCGTGGGTGGTGCACCTGCCCACCCTGCGGGCCGGGTTCGAGGCGCCGCCGGCAGACGAGGGGGATGAGGTTGCCCCGCTCCCCCGGCGCCGGGTAGCTTCCGCGCGGCAGCCACGCCGTGTAACCAGCCGAGCCTCGGCGCGGTTTGAGGCGGAGGCGGAAATCGACTGGGGGGCCGTGCGTGCCGCGACAAAAGCGAGCCTCCAGCGAGGTGCTGCTCAAAGGGGTTGACCGGTACCTCATTCCGGACCGCCGCTCCGCCGTCGTGTGGCGGCACGGCGCCTGGTGGCTCGACCACCGCCAGCTCAAGCTCGCCGCGATCAATCAATCCAAGCTCACCCGCCTCCATGCGGTCGACGCCATCCGCACCAACGCGGCGCTCAAAGCGGCCTTCGAGGCCGGCGACGCCCTCCTGTCCGAGCTCTCCCGGGAGGTCCGGGCCCACCAAGAGGGGGCCTCCGGGGCGGGCGACCGACTCAGCTTGGTCGACGGATATCACGAATGGGTGGCAGCCCGCCACTTCGCCGACACCGAGCGCGCCGAGGGCGCAACGACACGGCAGCAGCGCAACATTGCCCGGGCCTCGGTCACCCTGATTCAGCACGCCCGCGAGGCGCTCATATTCTGCTCGGAAGAGGGTCGGGTGACGGCCCGCGTCGTCTCGTCGCAGGACACGCTCGCGTACGCGAAGGTGCTGGCCAAAAAGTACAAGTCCGAGAACTCGCAACGCTCCCGATGGAAGGCGCTGCAGGCGTGGTTCTCGTGGATGATTGCGGAGAAGGGGGTGCAGACCGTCGGCAACATCTTCCCGCGCGGGAAGGGCCCCAAGGTGACGCCGCGGGTGCGGAAAGACAAAGACACGTTCCCAGTGCTGCGGGACGTCGCGGCAACACTCGACGCGCTCACCTACCTGGCCCAGCTGGACCGGCGCTATCTCCCCGCCTACATCCGGATGCACCTCATCGCCTACACTGGGTGCCGGCTCGCCGAGACTGCGCACATGCGGTGGGACGGTCTAAGGCTGGGGGGCGAGGTGCCCAGCATCACAATCATCGAGACGAAACGGAAGGGCCACGCCACCCGCGTCGTGCCGCTGTGGCCGCGCCTCGAGGCCGCCCTGGGATACTACGCCCGCCGCCTTACGCTGGAGGGCGCGGAGGTGCCCACACACGGGCTGATCCTTCGTCCACGGGTCCAGGACATCTCGGACCCAGCAGCGCGCGGGCGATACTGGGCAGGCGGGGACGGCGGAAGTGGCTGACGACGGCTGACCGCATTGCTGCGCTCGAGCGCGGCCACATCAAGGCGGCCGGCTCCTACGCCCCGTACCGTGCCCTGAAGCGCGCGGCCCGGAGGGGCGGGTTCGTGGTGGCGGGACCACAACACATGCGCGCGATCGCCACGACGATGCTCGAAAGGTCTTGCAGCCGGGCACCCAGCAACCGTATCCAGCGGAGACCGTGGGCCAGCTCCTGGGGCACAGCCTCAGGGTCCGGGGAGCGCCACTACCTTCCGTAACGACATCGACCCGATGAAGCCCCGGACGACGCTCGATTATCATGGATGGGCCGATGTGCCGTATTGGGAGCCCGGGCCCTGACGAAGGAGCGGTTCCGGGAGAGCTCCACGCCGAGCCGCCGGGGTCGAGTCGCCCAAGGGCGAAGAAGCCCAGGAGAGGAAGGCGGCAGAAGGCCGCGAAAGGGCCCCCGTAGCTCAGCTGGATTAGAGCACGGGCCTTCTAATCCCGGGGTCGCAGGTTCGAGTCCTGCCGGGGGCATTTGTAACCAGAATCTGTAACCAGTGCATTGTCGCCCCCGCAAAGCCAGCAGTGGCGCGGGGCATGATGGGTGGATAACGTGAGCCCGCCATCCTTCTAAGCTGCCGGTCGCAGGTTCGACTCCTGCCGGGCGCACTCTCAGCCAAGCCAGAGCATGACCGACGATCTCTTCGCCTCACCAAAATCCAGACTCGTCGCCCAGCTGCTCGCCGTCTTCCTCGGCGTCTTCGGCGCGCACCGCTTTTACGTCGGCAAGGTCCAGACCGGCATCCTCCAGGCGTGCACGCTTGGCGGCCTCGGGCTCTGGTACCTCTACGACAACATCCTGATCGCCGCCGGCTCATTCCGCGACGCCGAGGGGAATCTGGTGGCCAACTGGGAGCCCGAGAGCGACCGCCTGATTCCGCCGGGGACAGCGGCCGCGATCTTCGACGAGCTGGACGCACTCCGCGCCGAGGTCACCGAGCTCCACGATCGGGTGGCATTCGCCGAGCGGATGATCGAACCGCCTGCCCGGCGCGACTCGACCCAGGCGTGACCGCTGGCGCCCTGCCGGCGTCGGTGTCCCCTCCCAACGCATATCGGCCGCTCCTCCGCCTGGCCCTCCCCATTGTCGGCGTCAACGTCGGCATGATGCTGATGGGCGTGGTCGACACCGTCATGGTCGGCCGCCTCTCGCCGCAGGCACTCGCTGCCGTCGCGCTCGGCAATCTGTACGGCATGGCGGTGCTGATGTTCGGCCTCGGCATCCTCCTCTCCCTCGATCCGGTGCTGTCGCAGGCGCACGGCGCCGGTGAGGACGAGACGGTCGCGCTTGGGGTGCAGCGTGGTGTCGTGTTGGCCATTGTCCTGTCCGTGCCGCTCGCCGGCGTGATGTGGTTCGCCGAGCCGTTCCTGCGGCTCGTGCGGCAGCCGGCGGATGTCGTGCCGCTCGCGGGCACCTACTGTCGCGTGCTGATTCCCGGCGTCCTCCCGTTCCTGCTCTTCACGGTCGGGCGACAGACGATGCAGGTGCTTCACCGGGTCCAGCCGGTGCTCTGGACCATTCTGGTTGCCAACCTCGTCAACGTCGGCCTGAACTATTGGCTGATCTTCGGTGGCGCCGGCGTGTCGCCACTCGGCGTGGCCGGCTCCGCGGCCGCCACGGCCGCGTCACGCGTGGTGATGATCGTCCTGCTGCTGTTCCTCGCTCGGCGCGAGTTGGGTCCGATGCTCCGCCCGGTGCGGCCGCGGCTGCTGCAGGCGGCGCCGTTCGCGACGATGCTGCGCATCGGGGTGCCGATTGCGCTGCAGGTCGAGATCGAGATGGCGGCGTTCTCGATCGTCGGCCTGCTGATGGGGATGTTCGGCACGGTGCAGGTGGCTGGCCATCAGATTGCGCTCAATCTCGCGTCGCTCACCTTCATGGTGCC
Proteins encoded:
- the cadA gene encoding cadmium-translocating P-type ATPase gives rise to the protein MTERLRMELALLLPDLPGDQDACMQRLTDILGAEPGVTEAHIVPPEGATPGQLCLHFDPAQLSLAEVRRAALAAGARISARFGHVSVAVRMIGAEDAARRLVEELRAVPGVLTASINLPAQQAFVEFDRELTSLERIQEAVGRLPGVTVPNAGANADRGAEVPPWYRRHRELVWSLLSGVLLFAAYSGARWGGLPGAAVRVLYGGAYLFGGFDLVRHTVAAARKGRFAFDIDLLMLLAALGAALLGEWAEGAFLLFLFSLAHALEHYALGRARNAIRALAELAPRRAVVLRGAEQHEIPVEEVVPGDLVVIRPGERLPVDGEVTQGNSSINQAPVTGESVPVEKAPGDEVFAGTVNGEGALQVRTTRAVGDRTLDRVVTLVEEAQAQQAPTQRFTEQFERVFVPVVLIADLLLIVLPPLLGFWDWSTSFYRGMALLVASSPCALALGTPAAVLAGIAQAARHGVLIKGGAHLENLGRLRALALDKTGTLTRGEPEVTDVIAFAPTSESELLALAAAVERHSQHPLGAAVVREADRRALVMPDIGEVTSVSGQGSRSTLGVEPIALGNLRLWEADGVVVPGEVSQAVAGLQARGRSTITMRVGTRWMGVLGLADQPRPDIREVLDQLRRLGIAPIVMLTGDNQGVGDAIGAEVGVDAVQAGLMPEDKVTAVKDLLARHGMVAMVGDGVNDAPAMARATMGIAMGGAGTDVALETADVALMADDLGMLPFAVSLSRSARGVIRQNLYLSLAVIAILIVATTTGTMGIGPAVLVHEGSTLLVIANALRLLRHRPRGLLPRVATG
- a CDS encoding site-specific integrase gives rise to the protein MPRQKRASSEVLLKGVDRYLIPDRRSAVVWRHGAWWLDHRQLKLAAINQSKLTRLHAVDAIRTNAALKAAFEAGDALLSELSREVRAHQEGASGAGDRLSLVDGYHEWVAARHFADTERAEGATTRQQRNIARASVTLIQHAREALIFCSEEGRVTARVVSSQDTLAYAKVLAKKYKSENSQRSRWKALQAWFSWMIAEKGVQTVGNIFPRGKGPKVTPRVRKDKDTFPVLRDVAATLDALTYLAQLDRRYLPAYIRMHLIAYTGCRLAETAHMRWDGLRLGGEVPSITIIETKRKGHATRVVPLWPRLEAALGYYARRLTLEGAEVPTHGLILRPRVQDISDPAARGRYWAGGDGGSG
- a CDS encoding TM2 domain-containing protein is translated as MTDDLFASPKSRLVAQLLAVFLGVFGAHRFYVGKVQTGILQACTLGGLGLWYLYDNILIAAGSFRDAEGNLVANWEPESDRLIPPGTAAAIFDELDALRAEVTELHDRVAFAERMIEPPARRDSTQA
- a CDS encoding MATE family efflux transporter, with translation MTAGALPASVSPPNAYRPLLRLALPIVGVNVGMMLMGVVDTVMVGRLSPQALAAVALGNLYGMAVLMFGLGILLSLDPVLSQAHGAGEDETVALGVQRGVVLAIVLSVPLAGVMWFAEPFLRLVRQPADVVPLAGTYCRVLIPGVLPFLLFTVGRQTMQVLHRVQPVLWTILVANLVNVGLNYWLIFGGAGVSPLGVAGSAAATAASRVVMIVLLLFLARRELGPMLRPVRPRLLQAAPFATMLRIGVPIALQVEIEMAAFSIVGLLMGMFGTVQVAGHQIALNLASLTFMVPMGVGMAASVLIGQAVGRGDRAALRAGTRAALVVGAGFMVLTGLLFLLVPHWIAAFYTNAEPVVAFAAVLLPIAGIFQVFDGIQVVCIGVLRGLGDTHTPMLVNLVGFGMLGLATSTWLAYRTSLGPIGLWWGLVVGLAAVALILLHRVRAALRRPLQRV